The stretch of DNA TTACAGGCATTTTAGCTATTAAAAAATTATCTCCGTAGTCTATAACTTCAATATTCAAGGTTTCCATTAAAGTGTTTTTACAAGCAGCATTTGCCTGAGCTAAAACTTTTTCCTTAGATAATTGCATAGAATAATTTATTTTTAAGAACTCGTTAAAACGAGTTCAATATCTGAAACAAAAGTACAAAACCCGTTTAATAAATGAATTCTAGCGAAAAAGAAATATCATATCAGACTACAAATACGTATTCTACTTTAAATACACTTACTGGTAAAACAAAAAATGTTTGGTTAGTCTGTCATGGTATGGGTTATTTAAGTCGATACTTCTTAAAATATTTTAAACAATTAAATGCTGAAGAAAACTATATTATTGCGCCACAGGCAAGCAGTAAATACTATTTAAATTCGCAGTTTAAACATGTTGGCGCTGGCTGGTTAACTAAAGAAAACACCTTAGCAGAAACCAAAAATGTGCTACGCTATTTAGATGCCGTTTTAGAAGCTGAAAACATTACAAAAGATAAGAAACTAATCATTTTTGGGTATTCACAAGGCGTGAGTATTGCGATGCGTTATGTGGCAAAAAGAAAAATACAGTGTAGTCAATTGGTGTTACATTCCGGAGGCATTCCAAAAGAATTAGTTGTTGAAGATTTTAAATTCCTAAAAGCAAAAGTATCATTAATTTATGGGAAAGATGATGCTTACTTAAATAAAGAGCGTATCCTTATTGAAACTAAAAGAGCCACCGAGTTATTTAGAAATAACCTAAACGTAATACCATTTGATGGTGTACACCAAGTTAATGTAGCATTGATTAATAATATTGCTTGTCATTCCGACGAAGGAGGAATCACATAATACATATTAACGGTTATGATTGAGTTTATTGAAGGACATCACATTTATTATGTTTATATAATTACCAATAAATACAGGTCAACATATTATGTTGGTGTCACTAATAGTCTAAATAAAAGGTTACTACAACATCATGAAAATATAGAACTTAAACGGAACACTTTTGCTTCAAAGTATAATTTAAAGTATTTAGTTTATTACGAGCAATTTTCTTGGATTCAATTAGCAACCTCAAGAGAAAAAGAAATTAAAGGCTGGAGAAGAGATAAAAAGTTAAATTTAATACGAAGCTTTAATGAGAATTTTGAATTTTTAAATCACCATTTCATAGATAATGTGATTCCTCCTTCGTCGGAATGACAAAACAAAATAATGACCCCGCAGCAAGCTGACGAGATTACCAAACGATTATTAACAATTTCACAAAAAACACATTCAGCAAGTTTGGAAAAGTTTCTATCTTGATTACTGAATACATTTGCAGTATAAATACGAAACAATGAAACCGAAACAAACCAACAAAGCGTTTTATGAACAAAAGCTAAACTTGATTATTGAGTACATTCACAATAATCTGGATAGCAAAATAGACATAAAAATGCTAGCTGAGATCTCACATTTTTCACCGTTTCATTTTCATCGTATTAGTAGAGCGCTTTTAGGAGAACCCATTGGAGCATACATTTCTAGAACACGTGTAGAAATGGCTGCCAAAATGGTTCGTTACACCTCTTTAGATATTGAAAGCATTGCTTATAATGTTGGTTTTGAAACACCATCGTCCTTATCTAAAAAGTTTAAAACTCATTTTGGAGTGTCCCCAACAGCGTATCGCAAAAACAAATTATTCACAATTAAAAAAATGAACATCATGGGAACAACATCCAGTACTGAAAACAGTCAAAGTTTAAACATTAAAAAAGCCAAAATTCTAGATATAGAAGACAAAAAATGCATCTACATTCGTATGCAAGGGGCTTATGAATCTTTAGATTATCC from Flavivirga spongiicola encodes:
- a CDS encoding GIY-YIG nuclease family protein is translated as MIEFIEGHHIYYVYIITNKYRSTYYVGVTNSLNKRLLQHHENIELKRNTFASKYNLKYLVYYEQFSWIQLATSREKEIKGWRRDKKLNLIRSFNENFEFLNHHFIDNVIPPSSE
- a CDS encoding alpha/beta hydrolase; translation: MNSSEKEISYQTTNTYSTLNTLTGKTKNVWLVCHGMGYLSRYFLKYFKQLNAEENYIIAPQASSKYYLNSQFKHVGAGWLTKENTLAETKNVLRYLDAVLEAENITKDKKLIIFGYSQGVSIAMRYVAKRKIQCSQLVLHSGGIPKELVVEDFKFLKAKVSLIYGKDDAYLNKERILIETKRATELFRNNLNVIPFDGVHQVNVALINNIACHSDEGGIT
- a CDS encoding AraC family transcriptional regulator — translated: MKPKQTNKAFYEQKLNLIIEYIHNNLDSKIDIKMLAEISHFSPFHFHRISRALLGEPIGAYISRTRVEMAAKMVRYTSLDIESIAYNVGFETPSSLSKKFKTHFGVSPTAYRKNKLFTIKKMNIMGTTSSTENSQSLNIKKAKILDIEDKKCIYIRMQGAYESLDYPTAWKKLWGQVKEQKLFTAGIEHIGLPYDDPKVTDEDKIRYDSCLVIHKDAEASGDIGVKTLKGGKFAVFLYQGSYEFFADVYNYIFNEWLLNNDYELRDETVREKYISNPERVEPHKLKTEFYLPIK